In the Flavobacterium sp. 90 genome, CTTGGCTTTTCATATGCTCCTTGTAAAATAGCTGATTCTCTTGCTTTTGGCGAAACAAAAAGATCTTCTTCTTTTGTTTTTTTGTTTGTAGCAAGATACAGAACTCCTTTTCCTGAGAAATTGATCTTTTTTAAGGCTTCATAATACTTAATTGCTGAGTCATAATCTTTAGCATTTACCGAGGAAGCTGCAGCATTATAAAGGTTTAATGTATCTTTTTTATCAAATAAATAAACTTTATAACTTTTTTCTGCACTTTCCTTGAACTTATTGGCATTAAAATCAGCCATTGCTCCATTAACAAGACTCGATTTCATTTCTTTTAAAGCCATATTTGCCTTGACAGTAAATTTGAATTTTCCGGATTCATTTTCATACAAAAATACGTCCTGATAAGACTGCGATGCTAACGTAAAATTGTTTGCAGCATCTATATTTTTTACGGCTAAATCTTTTAATACATTTCCTTTTAAAAAATAAAAATCAGATTTATCTTCATCAGGCGCATTAAGGATAAGATATTCTGTTTTATTTAAAATTACTAAAGATTCTTCACTTTTTCCTTTATCAAATAAAGTTTGTGCCTCTTTAATCTGGTCTTTTTGAGCAAATGCTCCAATGTTTATCAATAGTAGGCATGATAACATTATTAGGTTATTTTTCATTTTTTTCGATTTTGCTGAGTGATTAGATAGTTTTGGAACAAATAATATTTAAGACGCAGAACAAAATCTCTCTTTTTTGTCTACAATAAATATTTCGTATAAAAACGCTATTAGTCTTTATACTTTTTTAGGTAACGTGGTCACGCTCAACAAATAAAACAAAATAAATTAGTGTAATTTTTCTTCATAGATCATCTGGTTATTGGTTAAAAATTTGGTTTTGGCTTTATTATTGGTATTTTATTATAAATTCAAACTTTTTAATACGAAAAATTCCTCAATTAAGCATTTTACTTGAATAAAAAATTATTTTTTAACCAAAATAAAACTAATTATTGAATAAATAAACAAAATGCAAACAAAATATTAAATTTTAACATATGCGCCATAAAAAAAGAACTTAATAATCAAGTAATCAAACCAATAGAGGATTGTTTTTCTTTTTAAATATTGTCAATTGTTTCAGTCATTGTAACGCGATCTGTTTATAATGATCTATCTCTCCCAAGGTTGAAACCTTGGGTTATGATTGAAATATGAATTTGTTTTGTTAGTAAAAGAGAAATATAGATTTGTTATTATTCAGATTAGCTTTTTTTTTATGCAAATCTCCAGTATTGAACAGAAAAATAAAAAAACGGATCAATACGAAAACCTGCGGAGCTATAAAAATTAAGGATGAATTTAACCGCAAAGGCGCAAAGTTTTTTTTATTATAGAGTACGCGCATTAAACGCAAAGTTCGCAAAGCTTTATCAATATAGCTTTGCGAACTTTGCGTTTATATAAAACCTTCGAAATAAAAAATCTTTGCGTGCTTTGCGGTTAAAATAATTAGTCAATACAAAATATTTTATGTTTCTCCACAGGTTTTTTTTTTGATACAAAAAAACCATAAGATTACTGCATAAAAAAAACTCACTACCTGTATTTGCATACAAATAGTGAGCTTTCAACCAAAACGACCATTTGGTTTTTCTTTCGAAATAAACATCCGACCAAAGTAGTGGGCTGTTTAATTAGCTATAATTTCAAAACTTTTATCTTCAATTTTCACAATTGTTAATGCTTGTGAATAACTAAGTAAAAAAGAAACAACTTCTTTTTTAGGTTTTAAATCTTTAGAAGCTAATGCCTTTTTCGAGTAAATTTTCGCCATACTATGAAAATGTTTTATAATAGTATAACGAGCTAATATTCAAAATAGTATTAGTTGGTCAAAATAATTTGATGTTTGTCGATTATTTTTCTCAAATTCATTAATGCATAACGCATTCTTCCTAATGCTGTATTAATACTAACATCTGTTAATTCTGAGATTTCTTTGAAGCTCATATCCTGATACATACGCATCACTAATACTTCTTTTTGATCATCAGGTAATTCTTCGATTAACTTTTTTAAGTCAATTTCGACCTGATCTACAATCATTTTACCTTCTATTGTCAATGAATCATCAGACATTATAGAAAAGATCGAAAACTCTTCTGTCTCTCTGTACATTGGCATTTTTTTGGTTTTACGAAAGTGATCTACAATTAAATTGTGAGATATACGCATTACCCAAGGCAAAAATTTACCTTCTTCGTTATAGGAATTACTTTTTAAGGTTTTGATTACCTTAATGAAAGTATCTTGAAAAATATCGTTTGAAATATCTCTATCAGCGATCTTAGAATATATAAAACCATATATTTTAGATTCGTGTCTCTTTATTAATGTTCCAAGTGCAGATTCGTTGCCTTCGACATAATTTTTTACCAATAGAGCGTCTGGAATATGCAGATCAGCCATAATACTACCTTTTTAGTTTTTGTATAAAATTTTTAAGTAATTTTTTCTAAAAAGTAGTTTTATTGTATAGGCGTATCTTTTTTTGAGTTATGTTAATATTGTGACCAAATTTAACAAATAAATGTTTTAAAAAGCAAATAAAAGAAATAATAATTAAAAGAAAACGTTAAGTTTTATAAAAGAAACTTAAATTTTGCTTTCAAATGGTTCAGAATGCGCAAAATCAGAGGTGTTTTTAACAGTTAAAAAACAGATGTAAATAACTTACATTTAAACACTTAAGCGTTTTACACCTGTTCTAAACTACAACATTTCAAACTATTATTTTATTATTGATAAACACGTACATAATCGATGTAATATTTCTGTGGAAGGACTTTATCATCCACTTCAGGACCTCCAAAATTTCCCCCTATGGCCAAATTTAGAATAATATAGAACGGTTTATCAAATGGCCAGGTATCTTCGTTTTTAACTTGCGGATTGAAGGTATAGACTAAACTTTTGTCTACAAAAAAATCAATTTTATCCTTTGTCCATTCAATTGCGTATACATGAAATCCTTCTTCTATTTTAGGAAAAGAGGTTCTTTTTGTATTAATTGTATTTCCATGACTGTCTTGTGTATGCAAAGTGGTATAAACCATATGTGGATCTCTGCCAATATATTCCAAGATGTCTATTTCTCCTGCTTTAGGCCATTTTACGGCATCAATATTGGCGCCCAACATCCAGAAAGCCGGCCATAAACCGTGACCAACTGGTAATTTTGCTCTGGCTTCTATTCGGCCGTATAAAAATTCTTTTTTACCTTTTGTGGTTATTTTTGTTGATGTGTATTTTTCACCTTCTTTTCGGGCTTCGATAACTAAATTTCCATCTTTGAATTCGTGATTTGTTTTGGTGTAAATCTGCCTTTCGTTATTTCCGAAACCACAAAGATCAGGACATCCATCTCCGATTTCAAAATTCCAATCTGATTCGTTTACTTCCTTTTTATTAAAATTTTCTTCCCAGACAAGCTTTCGTTTTACTTCCTGAGCAAAACCAAGACTGGTAATCAATAATAATACAATTACTTTTTGCATAATATCGTTTTTAAATTGCTAAAAATTAAGAAGGCCAGCCTTAAACTGACCTTCTTACTTCATTCTTACTAATTAATTGTATTCTATTGATATACTCGTACATAATCAACCTCCATCGAAGATTGTGTAAAAGCAGCATCAATATTACCGCCCAGATTACCTCCCATTGCGACATTCAAAATTAAGAAGAAGTCACTATTAAACGGAAGAGAACCGTCATTAGGAACTGAATGAATCATTGTGTCATCTACAAAAGTTTTGACTGATGATGCTGTCCAGATTGTTTTATAAACATGAAACTCTGTTGAAACATTTGGTATTGTTTTAGAGCCTGTATTTCCTTGTCCACCTGAATGTCCGGGATAATGAAGTGTGCTCAAAATAACATTTTGATTGTTTCCTACATGTTCCATCATATCTATTTCGCCACAGGCTGGCCAAGGTTTGGTTGCATAATTTTGTCCTAACATCCATAATGCTGGCCATGTTCCTGCTCCTATTGGAAGTTTAGCTTTTATCTCCAGTTTTCCATAAGTGAAGGAGAATTTACCATCTGTTTTTAATCGCGCCGAAGAATAATCTGCTCCGCCTGAAGCTTCTTTTTTAGCCGTGATTTTAAGGTTTCCGCCCTGAACGATTACATTCGTAGCCGAGTTGGTATAATTCTGTTTTTCATTATTTCCCCAACCGTTAGTTCCTTTTCCTAAATCATAAACCCATTTTGTTGCGTCCGGAGCTCCATCAACATTGAATTCATCAGAAAAAACCAGATTTGTAAAATCAGGATCAGGAGTTTGATTTGGCGGCGTTGTTGTAAAAGTATGATACCATGCCAATGAAGGATCTCCGCCCATAATAGCTCTAACAACCATTCTGTTTGCTGTAATAGATAATATCTCATAAGAACTTTGACCAATATAATACCCCATAAATCCTCCGTCAGAGAAGTTTAGCATTGTACCTCTGGTTTGTGTTGCATGATCTGGATTTTTGGTTACAACAGATTCTGAAGGACTTAATGAAACTGTTTTAACTCCCGTAGCATCATAAGTTAAACAAGCATCTCCAGATCCGCTTCCGCCTGCTACACTTTTGAATGATGCATTAAAGAATGTTGCTCCTCCGTTGTTTAATTCAAATTTCAATTGTCCATCGACAAGTGAGAACGTCAATACGTTTTCGTATAAACAACTACTTGTTGGTGATCCTGCTTTTTCAAAAGGTGTTGCAGAATAATAGTTTGGATAAAAGTTTTTAGCAGCATCTCCATCATTTTGTCCTACTCCTAAATGTCCAGGTTCTGAAGCTGACCAATACCATTTTTGAGAACTTCCGTTGGTCAGGAAGTGAACAGCTTCGTCGTCGCTAAAATTACTTAGCACAGTAACTTCTACCGTAGTATTTGACGCAACTCCTCCTTTTCCGTTTGCGATTATTGTTACTGTATAAGTGTTTACACCTGTTTTGGTAAAACGCTTAGTAAATACTCCGCTTGGAGAATTTTGTGAGGTTCCGTCGCTAAATACATATTTGTACGATACAGCATTATCTGCCGTTGCTACCAATTTTACCATTCCTGAACCGTCTCCGTCCGGAGCATCGGCAGCTTTTCCAATAATTTGAGCTGTTACTTTAAGATTCGATGGTGCTGACAAATCGCCAAATGCATAATCATCTTTCTGGCAACTTACTGTCAAGAATATTGACAGTAATGCTATTATATTTATAATTATCTTTTTACTCATGATTACGTTTTTTTAATTGGATTGTTTAATGTCATCAAAATAATAGGTTTTCCCCGTGCCGTTAACTCCAAAGTCAAAGAACACTACTAATCGCTGAAATTGATTGGCTGTTGTAGCTCCGGTGAAATCAAAAGTGAGCTCTTCCCATCCATTTGCAACAGTTGTGGTTGCGTCTATTTCTTTATTGATTGTACTGTCTGACATGTTTTCAAACTTCATTTTAACGACAATTCCAGCTTGTGGCGACCATACTTTCATTTTGATCTTTTTGAAAGTAGAAAAATTAAGCGGACTTGCTAATTCGATGAAAGATCCAGCCCAAACTTCAGAACCGCTTCCTTTTGTCAAAGCTCCTACTTTTGTAGAAGTATTGATTCCTGTTTTATCCGGATTATTGGCTACTACTGAATTTGCTCCTCCAAAATTGTTAAATGTATAAGTCAACACAGAAGACTCAAAAGTCAATGGCAATTTTACCGTTTCTACGCCTGCAGTCAATTCAATATCATCAAAATAATAATCCACTCCGGTTCCATTATTTCCAAAATCAAAAAACAATACCACTCTTTGATAATTCTTAGTATTATCTACTGCTGAGAAATCAAAAGTCAATTCTTCCCAACCGTTAGCGATTGTATTAGTTACATCAACTTCTGTATTAATATTAGAATCGGCTAAGTTTTCTAATTTCATTTTAACCACGATTCCTGCTTTTGGAGACCACGCTTTAATTTTGATTTTTTTCAATGTAGAAAAATCAATTGGTGTTCCTAATTCCAAAAATGAACCCGCCCAAACTTCAGAACCCGCACTTTTATTTAGTTTAGCTACTTTTGCGCTTGGATTATCTTCGTTTACACTTGGATTATTAGCCACAGTTGTAGTTGCTCCACCAAAATTATTAAAGGCATAATTAAGCGTTGCAGACTCAAAATCAACCGGTAATAAAATAGGATTAGAAATCGTAATTGATTCTTCGTAAGTTGTAGTTGCTACACCTCCGCTCAACGCTATTACTTTGACATTATACACACCTACATTTGCATACGTATGTTTAATAGTTTGACCTTCCATGAATTCTACAGGAACTTCGTCTGCAGTTTCTCCAAAATATACCTTAAAGAATGTTTCAAGATCTGCTTTTGCTGTAACTGAAGCTGATAAATTATCTCCGATTACATGCGCCAACGTTACTTTTAGATTCGTTGGAGCCAAAAACGAAACGGTTACTTCCTGATCTACTTCAGTTACTTTTCCGTTGATTCCCATTGCTTTAATTTTTGCATGGTAAACTCCTTCCGGATATGTATGTGTTACGGTTCCGCCAGACCCAAAATAATCCGATTCAGGAGTTCCGTCTCCATAATTTATTTTGTATTGCGTAACGCCTTCTCCTTTAGGCAAGAAAGTAACTTTACCACTATTATCCTGCGTTACGGTGGTCAAAGCAGATATGTTTTTCGGCGCGCTTACGCCATCTATATCAATATTGCTATTATCGTCATTTGAACAACCCAGAAGTATTGTCAAAACGAAAAGACTTATAATAAAATGTAATTTTTTCATAATAATGTTTTTTTAATATCCAGGGTTTTGCTTCCAATTTCCACTTGCGAATTGAATTTCTTCAATTGGCAGCGGAAATAACTCGTTTTTATTTGCTGTAAAACCTGGTATTTTTCCAACTGCTTTTCCAGTTCTTACTAAATCAAAGAAACGCTGTCCTTCTCCAAAAAGTTCCGATCTTCTCTCTGCCCAGATAAAATCTGTAAGTGCTGCTCCAGAAACTGATATATCATGATTGTTATCTCCAAAAGCACGTCTTCTAACCTCGTTTAAATAAGTTCTTGCTTTTGCATCGTCAATTCCGCCACGGTTATAAGCTTCTGCAGCCATTAATAAAACATCTGCATAACGAATTGCTCTGTAATTATTTGGGTTCGTTAAATTCAAATCTCCCTGAGCATTATCGCTTCTTTTTCTTGGCAAATATTTTCTGTTGAAATAACCGGTGTCTTCGTTTCCTTTTCCAAACGTAACTCCTTTTCCATTATCATAACTTTTATTTGCTGCTGCCCAAGCTTCAATATCAAGTATGGCAACATTTTTACGTTTATCACCTGCTTCAAAAGAATTTGCAGCTTCTGCAGTAGGAACATTAAAACTAAATCCTGAAGAAAAAAGTGGTCCTGAATAATTTCTTACTCCGCTAAAACCAACCGCTACGTTTCCTTCACTACATTGCAAACAAGTAAAACCTGCTCCTTCAACATCTGTATATTGTACTTCAAAAACAGATTCCGGTCCGTTTTCTCCAGCCATTTCAAACATTGAATCATAATCTGTAACCAAACTGTATTTTCCAGAAGTGATTACGTTATTAAGAGAAGCTGCGGCTTGTGCATATTTATTTTGATATAAATAAGCTTTTCCTAATAATGCTTCTGCTGCACCTTTTGTTACACGTCCTTTTTGAGATGCAATTGAAGATAAATTAGCGGTAGCAAAAATCAAATCAGCTTCTATAGAAGCATACACTTCTGCAACTGATGAGCGTGGTACTGTTTTTTCATCTCCAACTTTAAATCTCGCATCTCCTTTCATCGGGATTCCGCCAAACCATTTAACTAACTCAAACTGGTAATATGCTCTTAGAAAACGTGTTTCTGCAAGTAGCTGGGTTTTTCCCTCAAAATCGGTTTTATCTTTAAATTCAAGAATATAATTAGCTCTTTGAACTCCTGCAAACATCCAATTCCAGATATCTCTTAAATTGCTGTTTACCGGTGTATGAATCATATCGTCTACTTGCTGCCAGCCAATTACGTCTGTTGGACTTTCTCCTCCTGCCAAAGTATTATCAGAAGCAATTTCTCCTAATAAAGCATTTGCATAAGTAGATTGCAGCAAATCGTAAGCGGCAACTAAAGCGTCGTTATAATCTTCTTTTGAATTGAAATAATTTTCAGAATCAATAGAATATTTAGGCTTTGGACTTACAAATTCATCCGAACAAGAAATACTTATTGTCGAGAAAAGTGTAAGTGTTATAATGGATGTAATTAAATACTTTTTCATTTTTATTGAAATTAAAAATTAATGTTTAAACCCAATAAATAGGTTCTTGGAACTGGGTAAAACCCGTAATCAATTCCGGCACCAATTGGTGATTGAGAAACTCCATCTTTGTTTGTTGGTCCAAATGAAGCGCCTGGATCAAAACCTTTATATTTTGTAAAAGTGTATAGATTATTTACTCCTGTATAAAGTCTTAGTTTAGTAATTCCTGCTTTTTGAGTTACTTTAGGATCAAGTGTATATCCTAATTGTATGTTTTGAATTCTGAAATACGAAGCGTCTTCAACAAAATAATCAGAAAGTACATTGTTTGCAGTTGCTCCCGTCGTTACTCTTGGTACAGAATTACTTGTTCCCGGACCTGTCCATCTGTCTAAAACATAATCTAATCTATTAGCATCAGAAAGTACACGCTCGTAGTTACGAACCATATCATTGCCTATTGAAGCAAAGCTGTAAAGTGCAAAATCAAGGCTTTTATAACTCATCTGAATATTGAAACCCATTGTAGCATCTGGAATTGGATCTCCAATATTGGTTTTATCCTTAGTATCAATTACACCATCGCCATTTACATCGACAAAACGAATATCTCCCGGTGAAGCATTTGCTCCTAAAGCCAATTGCGATGGATGTGCATCAACTTCTGCCTGATTTTGAAAAATTCCGTCGGTTTTATAACCGTAGAAATATCCAATTGGTTGTCCGGCTTGCATGCGAGATGCTGCTGGCTGTCCAACTCCAAAACTACCAAGCTCGATAATTCCGGTTCCGTTGTTTACTTCTAATACTTCGTTCTTGATAAAAGTTACATTATAACCGACGCTCAAGCTAAAATTATCCCCAAATTTCTCTTTGTAATCTATTGCAAACTCAACTCCTGAATTTCTAACTGTACCAGCATTCAAAGTTGGAGCACTTGCGCCCGGAGCACCAACTCCTGTAATTCCCGAAACTGGAATATCCGGTATCAATAAATCTTTTCTGGTATCAATAAAATAATCTGCTACGATAGAAACTTTATCGTTTAATACTCTAAGGTCTAAACCAACATCAAACTTCTTTGCTTGTTCCCATTTCAACTTTGGATTAGGAATTTGTCCTGTTGCAACTCCGCTTACTAAATTGCCATCAAACACATAAGTAGCTTCTCCGTTTAAAAGGCTTAAGAAACCATTATTCGGGATTTGATCGTTTCCTAATGTACCATAACTGGCTCTTAATTTTAAGAAATTAAATGTTTTTGATTCTCCAAAGAAACCTTCGTCAGAAATTACCCAACCTCCGGTAAATGATGGAAAATATGCCACTTTATTATCCGGACCAAATTTTGTTGATGCGTCACGTCTAATCATTGCAGACAATAGATATTTTCCTTTATAATCGTATTGTGCTCTTCCAAAGTAAGAAAGTCTTCTTTGATCATAAACATAACCTCCGGTATTCAAAGCCGTTGGAACTCCTTTTGTCAAAGATAAATCTGCATAATCCCATGAATTATTAGGAACATCAAAACCGGTTCCTGAAGCTGAATTTCCCCATTGTTTAAAAATGGTATTTCCTAATGTTGCCGTGATATTATGGTTCTCCCCTATTTTTGTAACATACGTTGCATAAAGGTCAAACGAGTAATCATTATCGTTTGTCGCAGTTTGAGTTACAGAACTTCTTTGTACATCAAAAACTTTTCCGCCATAACTTATTTTCTTTCCAAATGATTTTCCTTCACTATTTGAAGTATTAAATCCTATAGAACTAGAAAGCGTAAATCCTTTGAAAATCTTATAATCCAAACCAAAATTTCCGTTCAGTTTTTTATAATTGTAATCATTGTAAGTATTTGCAATTTGAGCCAACGGATTTATAATTTCGTTACCTAAACCAGTTGTGTTTGGCACTAAAGTAAAATCGCCGTTTGCCGCATAAGGAGTTAAAGTTGCAGGAACGTTTAACGCATTAAACAATACAGATCCTAATCCGTTTTCGTTAATGGTTTTTCTATCAAAATACGTATAGATTACGTTTGTTTTTACTTTGAATTTATCGCTCAAATCAGCTCCTAAAGCTAATCTTGCCGTGTTTCTTAAAAATCCTGATTTATCTGAACCTACAATTCCTTCCTGATCCAGGTGAGAACCACTAATAGAATAGGTGATTTTATCAGAACCTCCAGAGATTGTTATATCACTATTTAATAAAGGAACACTTTTTCCCAGAACTTGTTTTTGCCAATCGGTTCCACTTCCTAAACCACTTGCATTTGGATAAGGAAGCGCTTTTCCGCCATTTGCATAACTTTCATTCAATAATAAAGCATATTCAGTAGCATTTAACATTGGTAATTTTCTAGATGCTTCCTGAAATCCGGTATAACTATTAAAAGAAACTTTAGTTTTAGAATTCTTTTTACCCATTTTAGTGGTAATCAAGATGATTCCGTTTGCTGCGATTGTTCCGTAAATAGCAGCTTGAGCATCTTTTAAAACTGTAATAGTTTCAATATCATTTGGATTAAGCAAACTCAAATCTCCAACATAACCATCAATGATTGCCTGTGGTCCGTTTTCACCATTAGTTGCAATACCACGAATTCTAATGTCTAATTTTGCTCCCGGTGCACCAGATTGTGTGGTAACATTTACTCCGGAAAC is a window encoding:
- a CDS encoding tetratricopeptide repeat protein encodes the protein MKNNLIMLSCLLLINIGAFAQKDQIKEAQTLFDKGKSEESLVILNKTEYLILNAPDEDKSDFYFLKGNVLKDLAVKNIDAANNFTLASQSYQDVFLYENESGKFKFTVKANMALKEMKSSLVNGAMADFNANKFKESAEKSYKVYLFDKKDTLNLYNAAASSVNAKDYDSAIKYYEALKKINFSGKGVLYLATNKKTKEEDLFVSPKARESAILQGAYEKPRTESVPSKKIEVNSNLAYSYMEKKDYTKAESTYNYVLELDPNYVDAYINMAYLKLQMKKDLSDEIATLGTSAAEMQKYDKLNARKDDVARSAIPYLKKVLTIEPKNADATKTLLGVYRSLDMTNEYNTLKSSM
- a CDS encoding sigma-70 family RNA polymerase sigma factor — encoded protein: MADLHIPDALLVKNYVEGNESALGTLIKRHESKIYGFIYSKIADRDISNDIFQDTFIKVIKTLKSNSYNEEGKFLPWVMRISHNLIVDHFRKTKKMPMYRETEEFSIFSIMSDDSLTIEGKMIVDQVEIDLKKLIEELPDDQKEVLVMRMYQDMSFKEISELTDVSINTALGRMRYALMNLRKIIDKHQIILTN
- a CDS encoding glycoside hydrolase family 16 protein, whose translation is MQKVIVLLLITSLGFAQEVKRKLVWEENFNKKEVNESDWNFEIGDGCPDLCGFGNNERQIYTKTNHEFKDGNLVIEARKEGEKYTSTKITTKGKKEFLYGRIEARAKLPVGHGLWPAFWMLGANIDAVKWPKAGEIDILEYIGRDPHMVYTTLHTQDSHGNTINTKRTSFPKIEEGFHVYAIEWTKDKIDFFVDKSLVYTFNPQVKNEDTWPFDKPFYIILNLAIGGNFGGPEVDDKVLPQKYYIDYVRVYQ
- a CDS encoding family 16 glycosylhydrolase; this encodes MSKKIIINIIALLSIFLTVSCQKDDYAFGDLSAPSNLKVTAQIIGKAADAPDGDGSGMVKLVATADNAVSYKYVFSDGTSQNSPSGVFTKRFTKTGVNTYTVTIIANGKGGVASNTTVEVTVLSNFSDDEAVHFLTNGSSQKWYWSASEPGHLGVGQNDGDAAKNFYPNYYSATPFEKAGSPTSSCLYENVLTFSLVDGQLKFELNNGGATFFNASFKSVAGGSGSGDACLTYDATGVKTVSLSPSESVVTKNPDHATQTRGTMLNFSDGGFMGYYIGQSSYEILSITANRMVVRAIMGGDPSLAWYHTFTTTPPNQTPDPDFTNLVFSDEFNVDGAPDATKWVYDLGKGTNGWGNNEKQNYTNSATNVIVQGGNLKITAKKEASGGADYSSARLKTDGKFSFTYGKLEIKAKLPIGAGTWPALWMLGQNYATKPWPACGEIDMMEHVGNNQNVILSTLHYPGHSGGQGNTGSKTIPNVSTEFHVYKTIWTASSVKTFVDDTMIHSVPNDGSLPFNSDFFLILNVAMGGNLGGNIDAAFTQSSMEVDYVRVYQ
- a CDS encoding RagB/SusD family nutrient uptake outer membrane protein; translation: MKKYLITSIITLTLFSTISISCSDEFVSPKPKYSIDSENYFNSKEDYNDALVAAYDLLQSTYANALLGEIASDNTLAGGESPTDVIGWQQVDDMIHTPVNSNLRDIWNWMFAGVQRANYILEFKDKTDFEGKTQLLAETRFLRAYYQFELVKWFGGIPMKGDARFKVGDEKTVPRSSVAEVYASIEADLIFATANLSSIASQKGRVTKGAAEALLGKAYLYQNKYAQAAASLNNVITSGKYSLVTDYDSMFEMAGENGPESVFEVQYTDVEGAGFTCLQCSEGNVAVGFSGVRNYSGPLFSSGFSFNVPTAEAANSFEAGDKRKNVAILDIEAWAAANKSYDNGKGVTFGKGNEDTGYFNRKYLPRKRSDNAQGDLNLTNPNNYRAIRYADVLLMAAEAYNRGGIDDAKARTYLNEVRRRAFGDNNHDISVSGAALTDFIWAERRSELFGEGQRFFDLVRTGKAVGKIPGFTANKNELFPLPIEEIQFASGNWKQNPGY
- a CDS encoding TonB-dependent receptor; this encodes MKSKLLLTVLLLFSSYAFSQSFDVSGTVLDGTGLSLPGVNVKVKTSSQSTTTDFDGSFKLLGVPKGTTIVFSYIGFRTQEVVVTAPKITVKLSDDTRSLDEVVVIGYGSQKKREVTGAVSVIDSKTLDILKPIKVEQALQGTVSGVNVTTQSGAPGAKLDIRIRGIATNGENGPQAIIDGYVGDLSLLNPNDIETITVLKDAQAAIYGTIAANGIILITTKMGKKNSKTKVSFNSYTGFQEASRKLPMLNATEYALLLNESYANGGKALPYPNASGLGSGTDWQKQVLGKSVPLLNSDITISGGSDKITYSISGSHLDQEGIVGSDKSGFLRNTARLALGADLSDKFKVKTNVIYTYFDRKTINENGLGSVLFNALNVPATLTPYAANGDFTLVPNTTGLGNEIINPLAQIANTYNDYNYKKLNGNFGLDYKIFKGFTLSSSIGFNTSNSEGKSFGKKISYGGKVFDVQRSSVTQTATNDNDYSFDLYATYVTKIGENHNITATLGNTIFKQWGNSASGTGFDVPNNSWDYADLSLTKGVPTALNTGGYVYDQRRLSYFGRAQYDYKGKYLLSAMIRRDASTKFGPDNKVAYFPSFTGGWVISDEGFFGESKTFNFLKLRASYGTLGNDQIPNNGFLSLLNGEATYVFDGNLVSGVATGQIPNPKLKWEQAKKFDVGLDLRVLNDKVSIVADYFIDTRKDLLIPDIPVSGITGVGAPGASAPTLNAGTVRNSGVEFAIDYKEKFGDNFSLSVGYNVTFIKNEVLEVNNGTGIIELGSFGVGQPAASRMQAGQPIGYFYGYKTDGIFQNQAEVDAHPSQLALGANASPGDIRFVDVNGDGVIDTKDKTNIGDPIPDATMGFNIQMSYKSLDFALYSFASIGNDMVRNYERVLSDANRLDYVLDRWTGPGTSNSVPRVTTGATANNVLSDYFVEDASYFRIQNIQLGYTLDPKVTQKAGITKLRLYTGVNNLYTFTKYKGFDPGASFGPTNKDGVSQSPIGAGIDYGFYPVPRTYLLGLNINF